Genomic segment of Synechococcales cyanobacterium T60_A2020_003:
ATCGCGCCTATCGTGGACGACTGCTGCTGATTGCCGACGGGGGCCAACTTTGGGCGGTGAACTTTGTGAATATGCAAACCTACCTCTACAGCGTTGTCGGCAGCGAAGTTTCGGCGAGTTGGAATGTCGAAGCGCTCAAAGCCCAAGCGGTTGCTGCCCGCTCCTATGCCTTGACCTACTATTTTCGCCCCATCAACTCCATTTATCACCTCGGCGCAACGGAGTACTACCAGGTTTATAAAGGCATTTCGGCGGAAGATGACCGGATCAAGCGAGCCGTGGATGCCACTGCCGGGCAGTTTGTAAGCTATCAGGGGGGTATTGTTGAGTCGCTGTATGCCGCCTCGGACGATATTGTCATGGATGCCTTCCAAGGGGCTGGGATGAGCCAACTGGGGGCGCTCGATCTTGCCAATCAAGGGGTAGGCTACACGCAAATTTTGACGAACTATTATCCAGGAACAAACCTAGGACAGTTGGTGCTTGACCAGCATTAACGGGAACTTAGCGGTTCCCGGCTTCCCACATGCCAGAGAACAGCATGATAATGCCACCTAGAAAGATCACAAGGGCAAATCCGGCGGGAATCACGCTGCTCCAATCAATTGAATCCATTGGATCTCATTCCTTATCGATTACGGTCTTTGCCATTCTCGCAGAGATCGACCGCAGGGGATATTACGTTTTGAGTGGGTGCAACCTCCCGCTGCAAATTTAGCAATGCAGGGGCGAATTTTAACGTAAGCTTGCATTTTTTATGGATTACGCAATAGTGCTCTGGGGATTTGAAGGGCGGATATACCATAGGGTTGGGAAACACTTCATTCATCAGTAAAATGCTTTGCTCAGCTTCACGGAAAGCGATCGCAGCAGGGTATCGGTATCAAACTGTATCTTCAACCGATTGGTCATCAGAGGTGATTGGATGGTTAATTCTCCCCACAACCACGATGTCCCTGCCCGTACCAGCGACTACTGGGAATGCCCCAAATGTCATCAGCATACGCTGGTTCATCATGGTGAGAGTGTTTATGTTTGCCTAAATTGCGACTTCTACAAAGACATCTCGCAGAGCAAAGGCTCCAAGAAGGAGGCTGAGAGCGGTGCAGGCGCATTTAACGTCCTCATCGCGATTTTGATTGCAGCAGCGCTGGCCGCCCTGATTCTATAAGGTTCAGCAGTTGCTAGTCCTCCGGTGCAACGATCG
This window contains:
- a CDS encoding SpoIID/LytB domain-containing protein — encoded protein: RAYRGRLLLIADGGQLWAVNFVNMQTYLYSVVGSEVSASWNVEALKAQAVAARSYALTYYFRPINSIYHLGATEYYQVYKGISAEDDRIKRAVDATAGQFVSYQGGIVESLYAASDDIVMDAFQGAGMSQLGALDLANQGVGYTQILTNYYPGTNLGQLVLDQH